ATTACCAAACCGGTGATATCCAGGACATTGCCGACTACGTGGGCGACTCACTCGGGCTCGCCTACCGTGCCCAGGAAACGGATGCCGATGTCATCGCCTTCTGTGGTGTCCATTTCATGGCCGAAACCGCCAAGATCGTCAACCCTAACAAAACCGTCGTCCTCCCCGACAAGGACGCCGGTTGTTCTCTGGAGGAATCCTGCCCCGCCGATGATTTGGAAAAATACCTCAACGATAACGCTGAGAAAAATTACTACGTCATTGCCTACATCAACTGCTCCGCCGGAGTCAAGGCTCTCTGTGATGTGATCTGCACCTCCGGCAACGCCGTAAAAATCGTCAACCAAGCCCCCAAGGATCGCCCCATCCTCTTTGTCCCCGACGCCAATCTCGGTGCCTGGGTCATGGAACAGACAGGTCGGAAAATGGATCTCTGGCAGGGCTCGTGCTACGTCCACGTCGAGTTCACCCGCGACTCGATCAATAAAATCAAAGCCGAATACCCGGACGCCCTCGTCGTCGCCCACCCCGAATGCACCACAGCTGTTAGAATGCTGGCCGACGAGGTGTGCTCGACCGAGAAAATGGTTGGCTACTGCAAAAATGCACCCGTCAAGAACATCATCGTGGTAACGGAGAGCGGTATGCTCCACAGACTGCAAAAAGAAGCTCCGGACAAGAACCTCATCGCCGGCCCCACCGATCGCTGCGCATGCAATGACTGCAAGTTCATGAAGATGAACACCCTCCAGAAACTCCACGATTGCCTGGATAAGCTCGAGCCTCAAGTTGTGCTACCCGAGAACGTCCGCAAGCGTGCCGAAGCCCCATTGCTGCGCATGCTCGAGCAGAGCAAGTAACCACGCCTCCCCATCTGCGCGAGCGGATACCGAGGATCTGTGCTCATCCGTTTCTTCTGTGTTAAAAAACAAATCTTCAACACCGCCCCGCCATCTCCAAGCCGAATACACCTAACAGCAACATCATGAAAACCATCAAAGCCATTATCATGACCTCCACCTTGGCCATTCTAACACCATCCGTCCAAGCGGAGAGTCTTCCCATCATTCCCAAGCCACTCAAGGCAACCCAGCTGGAAGGTCATTACGCGATCAATGCCCAGACTGCAATCCGCTACCAGGCCAGCCTTCGGAAAGAAGCCGGGCTGCTCGCCGCGGGTATTGAAAAAGCCACCGGCATAGCACCCAAACTCTACGACGCCCGGCTTCGTATCGCACTGCCATCGCCGATCTTGCTCAGTATCGACGGCGATGACGCTCTCCGGGAGGCCTACGACATGGAGGTAGGTCCGAAAGGCATCACCATCAGGGGCACCGACTCCGCTGGCGTTTTCTATGGCTGCCAATCCCTGCTCCAACTAATCCCGCTGGAAGGTGAAAAAAATGTTCCCGCCTGTAAGATTTCCGACCAGCCGCGCTTTGGCTGGCGTGGTATGCACCTCGACGTGGGCCGACACATGTTTGCCCCCAAGGACATCAAGAAATTCATCGACTGGCTTGCAGTCCACAAGATGAACACCTTCCATTGGCACCTGACTGAAGACCAGGGCTGGCGCATTGAGATTAAGAAATACCCGAAACTTACCAGCATCGGTGGATTCCGCGCATCCTCGCCACCCTACGGAAACCGTGGTGGCTCGGACGGTACACGCTATGGTGGTTTTTACACACAGGAACAGATCAAGGACATCGTCGCCTATGCCCGGGAGCGCCACATCACCATCGTTCCGGAAATCGATATGCCCGGTCACATGGCGGCGGCCATCACCGCCTACCCGTGGCTCGGAAACGATGATATCCCTAACTACAAACCACAGGTCTACGGTCGCTGGGGAGTTCACCCCTATGTGCTTGCGCCCAAAGAAGAAACCTTCAAGTGGATCGACGATGTGCTCACTGAGCTCTGTGAGCTTTTCCCCTCCACCTACATCCACATCGGTGGTGACGAGGCCCCCAAGGGACAGTGGAAACAATCCAAATTCGCCCAGTCGGTGATGCAACGTGAAGGCTGTAAAAACGAACACGATCTCCAGTCCTACTTCATTGGCAGGGTCGATCAAATGCTTACCAAGCGCGGACGCAAACTGATCGGCTGGGACGAGATCCGCGAGGGTGGACTCTCACCCAACGCCACGATGATGCTGTGGCGCGGCTGGGATCACGCGATTGCATCTGTCAATGAAGGTCATGATGTGGTGATGGCGCCAGGCTCGCACACCTACTTCGACCACTATCAGTATGACCCGGCCGCGATCCTGAGTCAGGGACCCGAGTATGAGGCTATCGGAGGACACCGCACCATTGAAAGCGTTTACTCCTTCAACCCGGTGCCCAAGGAATTCCAAGGTACGCCCAAGGCCAGGCATATCCTCGGTTGCCAGGCCCAGCTCTGGACCGAATACATGAAAACCTGGGACAAGGTGGAGTATCGCGCCTTCCCCCGGATCGCAGCCCTTGCAGAGGTCGCGTGGACCGCACAGGACAAGCGTGAATTCAAGGACTTCATGACCCGACTCAAACCGATGCTCGCCCGCTACAAGGCGGCTGGCATCAATACATTCGATCCGTTTAACCCACCGGCCATCAAGGCCAAAAATGGCATGAAGGCAGACACCAATCTGCCAACCCACGGAGGCAATGACCCGGTTTTTGCGATCGACGGCAACTTGAAAACGCGCTTCTGGTCGTCCAGAGCCGTTGAAGAAGGCGACCACTTCACCGTTACATTGCCGAAAGCTAGTGCCAAGCCACATACCGTGAGTGTCTTCACCGGTGACCAGGACGGCGGCAAGGACATGCTCGAAAACGGGGTGCTCGAAGCCCTTACCGACGGAGGCGACTGGAAAAGCATTGGCACGTTTTCCAAAGGTGGCGCAAGCGGCACGGCTCCCAGCGGCACAACCCAGGTCCGGCTCAAGGCGACCAAGGGGCAAGGCACCTGGCTGATCATCCGTGAAATCGACATCAAGTAACGTGGCCGTGCTGCCTCCCCTGCGCGGTCTCCACACCCGCCCGGCTCCCCGATTGAATTTGAAGACACCACTTTCACCACATCGTAAGGGCCAGGCTGGCTGCCACATTTGATTCACTCCCCATGGCAGGCCATCCCACATTTCCAAGAAAACGTGTTATCCGGTACAGTCTGGCCGTCATTCCCATGGTATTGACCGGGATGAGCGCCACGATTATCTATCAAGGTCACAAGCTGGCCAAACCCGACAGGCGTGCATTACAAGCCTATCACCAGGAATGGCTCCAGAAACCCGGGGAGCATGGAATATCCGTCACCCATTGCACCTTGATCGACGGCAAAGTCCCCTGCCTGCTGGTCACCCCTGATAGTGGGGTGCCCCTGGGCAGACGTGGCAAGTTGTTGCGCCGGCAAGTCCGTGAGCTCGGTCGTCCGCTGCAAGCCCATGGACACATTTCAGGGAACATCGTCCTGCTACATGGTCGTAATGGCAGGAAAGAAGATCTTCTCCCGGTTGCCGAACGATTCTGCGCCGTCGGCCTGCGCTGCATCATCCCCGATCTTCCGGCCCATGGTGAAAATCCGATACCCACCGTTCAATTTGGCCTAAGTGACTGGGAAAGGGAACTACCCTACAACGTCCTCACCACCCCCATGCCACTCTACGCCGCCATGGCCGGTTGGATTCTGAAACACATGCCTTTGCCTCCGAATCAGTAGGGCAGAGGTAATTCTTGCGCAGGAAGATACCCACCTATAAAACGCCCCTGGTGAGTTTTTTACATTCAAAATTCACTATTCAAAATTCACCATTCCTCCCCCATGCCCACCGTTCATCTCGACCTCGCCGACCGATCCTACGATATCCTTGTCGATGACGGATTACTCGACCGCGCCGGTGAACTCATCAGCGGTGTTGGTTTGTCAGGAAAAGCCGCCATCATCACCGATAGCCATGTGGCCCCTCACTACGCCGAACGTTTGCTTGCCCAGATTCCAAACGCCAGCCTGCACACCGTGCCCGCGGGGGAAGCGAGTAAGTCGATGTTGCAAACGGCGGAGCTCTGCGGCGAAATGAATCGCGCAGGACACGACCGGGCCTCATTTGCCATCGCCCTCGGAGGCGGTGTCGTCGGTGACCTCGCCGGTTTTGTCGCCTCCATTTTCTATCGGGGAATTCCCTTCGTTCAGATCCCCACCACCATTGTCGCCCAGGTCGATAGCTCGGCAGGAGGAAAAACCGGGGTGAATGCATCCGAAGGAAAAAACCTGATCGGCTGCTTCCACCAGCCACGGCTGGTCATCGTCGATCCCCTCACCCTCAAAACCCTGCCGGGTCGTGAATACCGGGAAGGCTATGCCGAGGCCATCAAACACGCCGCCATCCGTGATGCCGCCATGGTCGATGACCTTGCTGCTCTCAACCCTGCGGACCAACATCCGTCGGCTGCCCTGTTAGCCCGCAACCTGGCCATCAAAGCCCGCATTGTGGAGGAGGATGAACGTGAAACCTCGGGGACGCGCGCGCTGCTCAACTTTGGTCATACCATTGGCCACGGCATCGAGGCGTCGCTCCCCTACGGCACCATGCTACACGGCGAAGCCATCTCGCTCGGAATCAAAGCGGCACTTTTCCTCTCGGAAAAAATCAACCATTTCCCAGCCGGGGACAGCCAGCGCATCTTGAGGTTACTCGAGAATTTCCAACTCCCCCTGACCCTGCCTGAGGGCATTGCAACGGCAACCATCATGGATAAGCTTGGTCGTGATAAAAAGTTCACCGGCGGCAGCATCAAGTTTGTGCTGCTCACCGCATTAGGTGCGGCGGAGGTTTCCACCAAGGTCAAGCTGGAGGATATACACGAGGCCGTGGAGTTCTTGCGCGGGTAGTGCGACTGTGCAGGTCGCGCTACGCAAACTGCTTGAGAAAACGGATGTCGTTTTCAATGAGCAGGCGGATGTCCTTGATGCCCCACTTGATCATGGCAAGGCGGTCGATGCCCATACCGAAGGCAAAGCCGGTTACCTTCTCCGGGTTGAAGACATCATCGCCACGGGTCTCGCAGAGTGATTCGAAAACAGCGGGGTCGACCATGCCGCAGCCTGCGATCTCAATCCATTTCGGCTCCTGACCCTTGGCGTGCAGCTTGATATCGATTTCAAAACTTGGCTCGGTGAAGGGGAAGAAGTGCGGCCGGAAACGCACCTCGGTATCGTCGCCAAACATACTGCGGAGGAAAAACTCGAGTGTGCCCTTGAGATCGCCAAGACTCACGTCGGTATCGACGTAGAGGCCCTCTAACTGATTGAACACCGAGAGGTGGGTGGCATCGATTTCGTCCCGGCGGTAGGCCGAGCCGGGGGCAATGATACGCACGGGTGGTGTCGCTTTTTCCATGGTCCGGATCTGCACGCTGGAGGTGTGCGTGCGCAGCAGCTTGCCACTATCGAAATAGAAGGTGTCCTTCTCATTGCGTGCCGGGTGGTCTTCGGGTGTGTTCAGCGCATCGAAGCAGTGGAACTCGTCCTCGATTTCCGGCCCCTCGGCAAGGGCGAAGCCCATGCGGCGCAGCACCTGGATGGACCGGTCCCGGACCTGGGTCAGGGGGTGAATGGCACCGGTGGGCAGTGGCCGGGACGGCAGAGTCAGGTCGATACCTTGCACGGACTTTTTATCGGCTTCGTCAGCCAAGGACGCCTGTTTGCCCTCGATGGCGGATGTGATCGCCTGACGTGCGGCATTCAGCAGCTGGCCCATTTTGGGTTTATCGGCAGGAGACAGGTCCTTCATACCGGCCGAGGCGAGCGTGAGGCGTCCTTTTTTTCCGAGAAAGGCCACGCGGGCATCGTCGAGGGACCTTTCATCACCTGCCGCTGCAATAGCGGTCAAGGCATCAGTCTGGATGGCTTCAATTTCCTG
The Akkermansiaceae bacterium DNA segment above includes these coding regions:
- the aroB gene encoding 3-dehydroquinate synthase — translated: MPTVHLDLADRSYDILVDDGLLDRAGELISGVGLSGKAAIITDSHVAPHYAERLLAQIPNASLHTVPAGEASKSMLQTAELCGEMNRAGHDRASFAIALGGGVVGDLAGFVASIFYRGIPFVQIPTTIVAQVDSSAGGKTGVNASEGKNLIGCFHQPRLVIVDPLTLKTLPGREYREGYAEAIKHAAIRDAAMVDDLAALNPADQHPSAALLARNLAIKARIVEEDERETSGTRALLNFGHTIGHGIEASLPYGTMLHGEAISLGIKAALFLSEKINHFPAGDSQRILRLLENFQLPLTLPEGIATATIMDKLGRDKKFTGGSIKFVLLTALGAAEVSTKVKLEDIHEAVEFLRG
- a CDS encoding family 20 glycosylhydrolase, whose protein sequence is MKTIKAIIMTSTLAILTPSVQAESLPIIPKPLKATQLEGHYAINAQTAIRYQASLRKEAGLLAAGIEKATGIAPKLYDARLRIALPSPILLSIDGDDALREAYDMEVGPKGITIRGTDSAGVFYGCQSLLQLIPLEGEKNVPACKISDQPRFGWRGMHLDVGRHMFAPKDIKKFIDWLAVHKMNTFHWHLTEDQGWRIEIKKYPKLTSIGGFRASSPPYGNRGGSDGTRYGGFYTQEQIKDIVAYARERHITIVPEIDMPGHMAAAITAYPWLGNDDIPNYKPQVYGRWGVHPYVLAPKEETFKWIDDVLTELCELFPSTYIHIGGDEAPKGQWKQSKFAQSVMQREGCKNEHDLQSYFIGRVDQMLTKRGRKLIGWDEIREGGLSPNATMMLWRGWDHAIASVNEGHDVVMAPGSHTYFDHYQYDPAAILSQGPEYEAIGGHRTIESVYSFNPVPKEFQGTPKARHILGCQAQLWTEYMKTWDKVEYRAFPRIAALAEVAWTAQDKREFKDFMTRLKPMLARYKAAGINTFDPFNPPAIKAKNGMKADTNLPTHGGNDPVFAIDGNLKTRFWSSRAVEEGDHFTVTLPKASAKPHTVSVFTGDQDGGKDMLENGVLEALTDGGDWKSIGTFSKGGASGTAPSGTTQVRLKATKGQGTWLIIREIDIK
- the nadA gene encoding quinolinate synthase NadA → MPSNSLDLRNEILRLKKERNAVILAHNYQTGDIQDIADYVGDSLGLAYRAQETDADVIAFCGVHFMAETAKIVNPNKTVVLPDKDAGCSLEESCPADDLEKYLNDNAEKNYYVIAYINCSAGVKALCDVICTSGNAVKIVNQAPKDRPILFVPDANLGAWVMEQTGRKMDLWQGSCYVHVEFTRDSINKIKAEYPDALVVAHPECTTAVRMLADEVCSTEKMVGYCKNAPVKNIIVVTESGMLHRLQKEAPDKNLIAGPTDRCACNDCKFMKMNTLQKLHDCLDKLEPQVVLPENVRKRAEAPLLRMLEQSK
- the pheS gene encoding phenylalanine--tRNA ligase subunit alpha produces the protein MNQEIEAIQTDALTAIAAAGDERSLDDARVAFLGKKGRLTLASAGMKDLSPADKPKMGQLLNAARQAITSAIEGKQASLADEADKKSVQGIDLTLPSRPLPTGAIHPLTQVRDRSIQVLRRMGFALAEGPEIEDEFHCFDALNTPEDHPARNEKDTFYFDSGKLLRTHTSSVQIRTMEKATPPVRIIAPGSAYRRDEIDATHLSVFNQLEGLYVDTDVSLGDLKGTLEFFLRSMFGDDTEVRFRPHFFPFTEPSFEIDIKLHAKGQEPKWIEIAGCGMVDPAVFESLCETRGDDVFNPEKVTGFAFGMGIDRLAMIKWGIKDIRLLIENDIRFLKQFA